From the genome of Streptococcus marmotae, one region includes:
- a CDS encoding PTS sugar transporter subunit IIC, producing the protein MQIVNFIINNILTQASITIALIAMLGLVLQKKSLGQVISGTLKTLLGFQVLSAGSSVIVGSLLYFGDIFKVAFHTQGIVPSIEAINGQAMNDLGLGSDIALTFLAIFIFNILFARLTKWKYIFLTGQAILWMATMTTVFGYFAGLRGFVLIIVGGMVGGFFAIAMPAIAQPIIRKVTGSNDIALGHFCTIGYLFEAGVAKIFGERGENKKSIEDIQLPKAFDFLQDTYLSVMVVMVPLYLVTAAIAGPGIVDTGSQNHIMFAFLQSIQFVVGVYILLSGVRLLLAEIVPAFRGIAMKLVPDAIPALDCPVFFPYSPNAVILGFITTTIGTLIAMVTLPLFGLATILPGMLTNFFAGGTAGVFGNAVGGRRGAIIGGIAHGFFITLLPALLVTAFGQLGFVNATATDVDTVAAALLYAWLFSPVLKMLNI; encoded by the coding sequence ATGCAAATTGTAAATTTTATTATTAACAATATTTTAACTCAAGCCTCTATCACAATCGCATTGATTGCGATGCTAGGTCTTGTACTGCAAAAGAAGTCTCTTGGACAGGTTATTTCTGGAACGTTAAAAACGTTGCTTGGTTTTCAAGTCTTGAGTGCTGGTTCAAGTGTTATTGTAGGAAGTTTGCTTTACTTTGGTGATATTTTTAAAGTTGCTTTCCATACACAAGGAATTGTTCCTTCGATTGAAGCTATTAATGGTCAAGCGATGAATGATCTTGGTTTAGGAAGTGACATTGCTTTAACCTTCTTAGCAATCTTTATTTTCAATATTTTATTTGCCCGTCTAACGAAGTGGAAATATATCTTCCTTACAGGTCAAGCTATTCTTTGGATGGCTACGATGACAACTGTCTTTGGTTATTTTGCTGGCTTACGTGGATTTGTACTGATTATTGTCGGTGGTATGGTTGGGGGCTTCTTTGCAATCGCTATGCCAGCTATTGCTCAACCAATTATTCGGAAAGTAACAGGATCAAATGATATTGCATTAGGGCATTTCTGTACAATTGGCTATTTGTTTGAAGCAGGAGTAGCAAAAATATTTGGAGAGCGTGGAGAAAATAAAAAATCTATCGAAGATATTCAGTTACCAAAAGCATTTGATTTCTTACAGGATACGTATTTGTCTGTAATGGTTGTAATGGTACCACTTTATCTTGTCACAGCTGCTATTGCTGGGCCAGGAATCGTTGATACAGGCAGTCAAAACCATATTATGTTTGCATTCTTACAATCTATTCAATTTGTAGTAGGTGTGTATATTCTTTTATCAGGTGTGCGTCTCTTGTTGGCTGAGATTGTACCAGCCTTCCGAGGAATTGCGATGAAACTTGTGCCAGATGCGATTCCTGCTCTTGATTGTCCAGTATTTTTCCCTTATTCACCAAACGCTGTTATTTTAGGATTTATTACGACTACAATTGGGACACTAATTGCAATGGTCACTCTTCCACTATTTGGTCTTGCGACCATTTTGCCAGGTATGCTGACTAATTTCTTTGCAGGTGGAACTGCGGGAGTCTTCGGAAACGCTGTAGGAGGCCGTAGAGGAGCGATTATTGGTGGTATCGCCCATGGATTCTTCATTACTCTTTTGCCAGCCCTTTTGGTAACTGCATTTGGTCAGCTTGGTTTTGTCAACGCAACTGCAACAGACGTTGACACGGTAGCAGCAGCTCTATTGTATGCATGGTTATTTAGTCCAGTATTAAAAATGCTGAATATTTAA
- a CDS encoding class II fructose-bisphosphate aldolase, protein MYKTLKEVTEIASKLNMTIGAFNMHNLEMLPDMIRGAKEVGAPIIIQTSIDTAKYIGYEVIVAVVRTLAETHMGDVALHLDHARDVDAIKDAIAAGYSSIMFDGSHLPFKENIEKTKLVVDYAHARGVSVEGELGTIGGTEEGISVAEDDKVYTRPEDAVFFVKETGVDALAVAIGTNHGQFKSKTEVNVPLLKEIHKVVDVPLVIHGGTGVKEEDYPELINNGIRKFNVGTELLVNWTQEAKHSFGETAVNKSLRYNVIPANQKVKDIVKHKMHLFLNSHQPIMME, encoded by the coding sequence ATGTACAAGACTCTAAAAGAAGTAACAGAAATAGCCAGCAAACTAAATATGACAATTGGTGCCTTTAATATGCATAATTTAGAAATGCTTCCCGACATGATTCGAGGAGCAAAAGAAGTCGGAGCGCCCATTATCATTCAAACAAGCATTGACACTGCGAAATACATTGGCTACGAAGTAATTGTGGCTGTTGTAAGGACATTAGCAGAGACTCATATGGGAGATGTCGCGTTGCATCTGGATCATGCAAGAGATGTAGATGCAATCAAAGATGCAATTGCTGCCGGTTATTCAAGCATTATGTTTGATGGTTCTCATTTACCATTTAAGGAAAATATTGAAAAGACAAAATTAGTTGTTGATTATGCCCATGCTCGCGGTGTTTCTGTGGAAGGCGAACTTGGTACAATTGGTGGAACCGAGGAAGGAATTTCTGTTGCAGAAGATGATAAGGTTTATACTAGGCCAGAAGATGCAGTTTTCTTTGTGAAAGAGACAGGAGTAGATGCTTTAGCAGTGGCAATTGGTACAAATCATGGACAATTCAAGTCCAAAACAGAAGTGAATGTTCCTCTTCTTAAAGAAATTCACAAAGTAGTAGATGTTCCTCTTGTGATTCATGGTGGTACAGGTGTGAAAGAAGAAGATTATCCTGAACTAATCAATAATGGGATTCGAAAATTTAACGTTGGAACAGAATTACTTGTAAATTGGACACAGGAGGCGAAGCATTCTTTCGGAGAAACTGCAGTCAATAAATCTCTCCGATATAATGTTATTCCAGCTAATCAAAAAGTAAAAGATATCGTTAAACACAAAATGCATCTATTTTTGAATAGTCATCAGCCTATCATGATGGAGTAA
- a CDS encoding AAA family ATPase — protein sequence MEKYLILLAGPPATGKSYLNNLICEALPQTYTVSPDEFKQDMADSVGFSTAQEKKELEQQVWELYYQALEVYMRVGKQFIVTEYPFSYKQKPYFEGLSERYNYHVITIRLVSEFETLWQRRIQRDLDASRHLSFLMSHYRYGDTLQDRTQADELITKQGFWDIIEARQYNHFSLGKLYEIDVTDYSTVDYAPLLEELVALSREGR from the coding sequence ATGGAGAAATATTTAATTCTTTTAGCTGGGCCACCAGCTACAGGAAAAAGCTATTTAAATAATTTGATATGCGAGGCACTTCCCCAAACTTACACGGTTTCACCAGATGAATTCAAGCAAGATATGGCTGATAGCGTTGGTTTTTCAACAGCGCAGGAAAAAAAGGAGCTGGAGCAGCAAGTTTGGGAACTCTACTATCAAGCGTTGGAAGTGTACATGAGGGTTGGCAAGCAATTTATTGTGACAGAATATCCATTTTCCTATAAACAAAAACCTTATTTTGAAGGGCTGTCCGAAAGATATAATTATCACGTCATCACCATTCGTCTAGTTTCTGAATTTGAAACACTTTGGCAAAGGAGGATTCAACGGGATTTGGATGCTAGTCGTCATTTAAGTTTTTTGATGAGCCATTATCGCTATGGCGACACATTGCAGGATAGAACTCAGGCAGATGAGTTAATCACTAAGCAAGGGTTTTGGGATATTATTGAGGCGCGACAGTACAATCATTTTTCACTAGGTAAACTATATGAGATAGATGTTACTGATTATAGTACAGTAGATTATGCGCCCCTATTGGAAGAATTGGTGGCCTTATCTAGGGAGGGACGATAA
- the typA gene encoding translational GTPase TypA, which produces MTNLRNDIRNVAIIAHVDHGKTTLVDELLKQSQTLDERTQLDERAMDSNDIEKERGITILAKNTAVAYNGTRINIMDTPGHADFGGEVERIMKMVDGVVLVVDAYEGTMPQTRFVLKKALEQNLIPIVVVNKIDKPSARPAEVVDEVLELFIELGADDDQLEFPVVYASAINGTSSLSDNPADQEETMAPIFDTIIEHIPAPVDNSDEPLQFQVSLLDYNDFVGRIGIGRVFRGAVKVGDQVTLSKLDGTTKNFRVTKLFGFFGLERKEIQEAKAGDLIAVSGMEDIFVGETVTPTDAIEPLPVLRIDEPTLQMTFLVNNSPFAGREGKWITSRKVEERLLAELQTDVSLRVDATDSPDKWTVSGRGELHLSILIETMRREGYELQVSRPEVIIKEVDGVKMEPFERVQIDTPEEYQGSVIQSLSERKGEMLDMQATGNGQTRLVFLVPARGLIGYSTEFLSMTRGYGIMNHTFDQYLPVVPGEIGGRHRGALVSIDAGKATTYSIMRIEERGTIFVNPGTEVYEGMIIGENSRENDLTVNITTAKAMTNVRSATKDQTAVIKTPRILTLEESLEFLNDDEYMEVTPESIRLRKQILNKAERDKAAKKKKLAAEEG; this is translated from the coding sequence ATGACAAATTTAAGAAATGATATTCGTAATGTCGCGATCATCGCTCACGTTGACCATGGAAAAACCACCTTGGTCGATGAATTGCTAAAACAATCGCAAACGCTTGATGAGCGTACGCAATTGGATGAACGCGCAATGGATTCAAACGATATTGAAAAAGAACGTGGAATTACCATTCTTGCAAAAAATACAGCAGTTGCTTATAACGGCACTCGTATCAACATCATGGATACCCCAGGACACGCGGACTTCGGTGGAGAAGTAGAGCGGATCATGAAAATGGTTGACGGGGTTGTCCTTGTGGTCGATGCTTATGAAGGAACCATGCCACAAACGCGTTTTGTATTGAAAAAAGCCTTGGAGCAAAACCTGATACCAATCGTTGTGGTAAATAAGATTGACAAGCCATCAGCTCGTCCAGCAGAAGTCGTTGATGAAGTCTTGGAACTGTTTATTGAGTTGGGTGCAGACGATGACCAATTGGAATTCCCAGTTGTATACGCATCAGCAATCAATGGAACGTCTTCACTTTCAGACAATCCAGCAGACCAAGAAGAAACCATGGCACCAATTTTTGATACCATTATCGAACATATTCCAGCGCCAGTAGACAACTCAGATGAACCCTTGCAATTCCAAGTATCGCTCTTGGACTATAATGATTTTGTCGGCCGTATTGGTATCGGACGCGTCTTTCGTGGAGCAGTAAAAGTCGGAGACCAAGTAACTCTTTCGAAGCTAGACGGCACAACGAAAAACTTCCGCGTGACAAAACTTTTTGGTTTCTTCGGTCTTGAACGTAAGGAAATCCAAGAAGCAAAAGCTGGTGATTTAATTGCTGTTTCTGGTATGGAAGACATCTTCGTTGGTGAAACAGTAACACCAACTGATGCCATTGAACCATTGCCAGTGCTTCGTATCGATGAGCCAACCCTTCAGATGACCTTCCTTGTGAATAATTCACCATTTGCAGGTCGCGAAGGAAAATGGATCACCTCTCGTAAGGTAGAAGAGCGTCTCCTGGCTGAATTGCAGACAGACGTATCGCTCCGTGTTGATGCGACAGATTCACCAGATAAATGGACTGTATCTGGTCGTGGTGAATTGCACTTGTCTATCTTAATTGAAACCATGCGTCGTGAAGGTTATGAACTTCAAGTGTCACGTCCTGAGGTCATTATTAAAGAAGTTGACGGTGTGAAAATGGAACCGTTTGAGCGTGTGCAAATCGATACTCCTGAAGAATACCAAGGTTCTGTTATCCAAAGTTTATCTGAACGCAAGGGTGAGATGTTGGATATGCAGGCGACAGGAAATGGTCAAACTCGACTTGTATTCCTTGTACCAGCTCGTGGCTTGATTGGCTATTCAACTGAATTCCTTTCAATGACTCGTGGATACGGAATCATGAACCATACCTTTGATCAGTACCTTCCAGTCGTTCCAGGTGAAATCGGTGGTCGTCACCGCGGTGCTTTAGTGTCAATTGATGCAGGAAAAGCAACCACTTACTCTATCATGCGGATTGAAGAGCGTGGAACAATTTTCGTTAACCCAGGTACAGAAGTATATGAGGGAATGATTATTGGGGAAAATTCCCGTGAGAATGACTTGACAGTCAATATCACAACGGCTAAGGCTATGACAAACGTTCGTTCAGCAACCAAGGACCAAACAGCGGTGATTAAAACACCACGTATTTTAACCTTGGAAGAATCGCTTGAGTTCTTGAATGACGATGAATATATGGAAGTCACACCAGAATCAATTCGTTTACGCAAACAAATTTTAAATAAAGCAGAGCGTGACAAAGCCGCTAAGAAGAAAAAATTAGCAGCCGAAGAGGGCTAA
- a CDS encoding DUF3165 family protein: MFYLIVAIMLVLFYIFAAPSNIKGTMNVVGAVFLVVGLLIALLLGLLQILQSPPEMWLVIGMVVVGLWAMRDIYFLDRSDKPAGPKKRPYRYR; the protein is encoded by the coding sequence ATGTTTTATCTGATTGTTGCTATTATGTTGGTACTGTTCTATATTTTTGCAGCACCGAGCAATATCAAAGGGACCATGAATGTGGTGGGAGCAGTATTTCTCGTCGTAGGGCTTCTGATTGCCCTGCTACTAGGACTCTTGCAAATTTTGCAATCTCCGCCAGAAATGTGGCTGGTGATTGGTATGGTTGTCGTAGGACTGTGGGCCATGCGTGATATCTATTTCTTGGATAGGTCAGACAAACCAGCAGGGCCAAAGAAAAGACCCTATCGGTATCGGTAG
- the murD gene encoding UDP-N-acetylmuramoyl-L-alanine--D-glutamate ligase, translating into MHQIKEFENKKVLVLGLAKSGEAAARLLDRLGAIVTVNDGKPFEENPTAQALLEAGIRVICGSHPLELLEEDFALVVKNPGIRYDNPMVAQALQKGIPVWTEVELAYLVSEAPIIGITGSNGKTTTTTMIAEVLNHGQQSAKLCGNIGFPASSVAQEATANDVLVMELSSFQLMGIEAFRPHIAVITNLMPTHIDYHGSFEEYVAAKWRIQEQMTADDFVVLNMNQEIASSLAKQTKAQVIPISTQEVVDGAYLIDGQLYFKGEQIMAATEMGVPGSHNVENALTTIAVAKLMGIDNQAIKEALSAFGGVKHRLQHAGQLEGVTFYNDSKSTNILATQKALSGFDNSKVILIAGGLDRGNEFDELVPDLLGLKHMVILGESAPRVKRAAEQAGVPYTDAQDVAEATRKAYQMATAGDVVLLSPANASWDMYANFEVRGDSFLATIEELKGKK; encoded by the coding sequence ATGCATCAGATAAAAGAATTTGAAAATAAAAAAGTTTTAGTGCTAGGACTTGCCAAATCAGGTGAGGCAGCAGCGCGTTTGTTGGACAGATTAGGTGCAATTGTCACTGTCAATGACGGCAAACCATTTGAGGAAAATCCGACAGCTCAAGCCCTATTAGAAGCAGGTATTCGGGTGATTTGTGGTAGTCATCCCTTGGAGTTATTGGAAGAAGACTTCGCCCTTGTTGTGAAAAATCCAGGGATTCGTTATGACAATCCCATGGTAGCTCAAGCCCTTCAAAAAGGCATTCCAGTTTGGACAGAAGTGGAGTTGGCTTATCTTGTTTCAGAAGCCCCAATTATCGGCATTACAGGTTCAAACGGTAAAACAACAACAACAACCATGATTGCAGAAGTTCTTAATCACGGTCAACAGTCTGCCAAACTCTGTGGAAATATTGGTTTTCCAGCTTCATCTGTTGCCCAAGAAGCGACAGCAAATGATGTCTTGGTTATGGAATTATCCTCTTTCCAACTCATGGGAATAGAAGCATTTCGTCCCCATATCGCAGTTATCACGAATCTAATGCCGACCCATATTGACTATCATGGTTCGTTCGAAGAGTATGTGGCGGCCAAATGGCGGATTCAAGAGCAAATGACAGCAGACGATTTTGTTGTGCTCAATATGAATCAGGAAATTGCCAGTTCTCTTGCTAAACAAACTAAGGCACAGGTTATTCCCATTTCGACTCAAGAGGTTGTTGATGGTGCTTATCTGATAGACGGTCAGCTCTATTTTAAAGGTGAGCAGATTATGGCTGCTACAGAAATGGGTGTTCCAGGTAGTCATAATGTGGAAAATGCCCTTACGACCATCGCAGTTGCTAAACTCATGGGAATTGATAATCAAGCGATTAAAGAAGCCCTATCAGCCTTTGGCGGTGTGAAACACCGTTTGCAACATGCTGGCCAGCTTGAAGGAGTAACCTTCTATAATGACAGTAAATCAACCAATATTTTAGCGACCCAAAAAGCCTTGTCTGGTTTTGACAATAGCAAGGTCATTTTGATTGCGGGGGGTCTTGACCGTGGGAATGAATTTGATGAATTAGTACCAGATTTATTGGGCTTAAAGCACATGGTCATCTTAGGCGAATCAGCTCCTCGTGTGAAACGGGCAGCAGAACAAGCAGGTGTTCCGTATACAGATGCACAAGATGTAGCAGAAGCAACGCGCAAGGCCTATCAAATGGCTACAGCAGGAGATGTTGTCCTGCTTAGTCCTGCCAACGCGAGCTGGGATATGTATGCCAATTTTGAAGTCCGCGGAGATAGCTTCTTAGCTACTATCGAGGAATTGAAGGGGAAGAAATAA
- a CDS encoding UDP-N-acetylglucosamine--N-acetylmuramyl-(pentapeptide) pyrophosphoryl-undecaprenol N-acetylglucosamine transferase, translating to MKKIVFTGGGTVGHVTLNLLLIPRFLKDGWEVHYIGDRKGIEYQQIIQSGMDIQFHGIATGKLRRYFSWQNLLDVFKVVWGIVQSIAILLSIRPQALFSKGGFVSVPPVIAARVLGIPVFIHESDLSMGLANKIAYKFATTMYSTFEQSADLAKVKHVGAVTKVAPATNVTPIQLPEILSQFDEHLPTLLFVGGSGGAKVFNDLISQHKEALTERYNIINLTGDSSLNQLAPRLYRVEYVTDLYQPLMNEADLVITRGGSNTIFELVAMQKLHLIVPLGRQASRGDQIENARYFEEKGYAKQLDESQLTVDSLVTVVEQLFQEKDSYIKRMVDSSEIQTIDHFYQLLQADIDRKV from the coding sequence ATGAAAAAAATAGTCTTTACAGGAGGTGGAACGGTCGGACATGTGACCTTGAATCTTCTGTTGATTCCACGATTTCTCAAGGACGGATGGGAAGTCCATTACATTGGCGACCGCAAGGGAATTGAGTATCAACAAATCATTCAATCAGGAATGGATATTCAGTTTCATGGAATTGCGACAGGAAAGTTGCGCAGGTATTTTTCCTGGCAAAATCTCTTAGATGTCTTTAAAGTCGTCTGGGGAATTGTGCAATCTATTGCCATTTTACTCTCTATTCGTCCCCAGGCCCTTTTTTCAAAGGGTGGTTTTGTGTCTGTTCCGCCAGTGATTGCAGCGCGTGTACTTGGCATTCCAGTTTTTATTCACGAGTCAGACTTATCAATGGGCTTGGCCAATAAAATTGCCTATAAATTCGCGACCACTATGTACAGTACCTTTGAACAAAGTGCTGATTTAGCAAAGGTCAAGCATGTAGGAGCTGTGACCAAAGTTGCACCTGCTACCAATGTGACCCCCATTCAACTACCAGAAATCCTTAGTCAATTTGATGAGCACCTCCCAACCCTGCTTTTCGTTGGCGGGTCAGGCGGTGCCAAGGTCTTTAATGACCTCATTAGCCAACACAAGGAAGCTTTGACAGAACGGTATAATATTATCAATTTGACAGGAGATAGCAGTCTCAATCAACTGGCACCAAGACTGTATCGAGTAGAATATGTGACAGATTTATATCAACCCCTGATGAATGAGGCAGATCTAGTGATTACTCGTGGCGGATCAAATACGATTTTTGAATTAGTTGCCATGCAAAAACTTCACCTAATTGTCCCACTAGGGCGTCAAGCAAGCCGTGGGGATCAGATCGAAAATGCTCGTTATTTTGAAGAAAAAGGCTATGCAAAACAGTTAGATGAAAGCCAATTAACAGTGGACAGCCTAGTGACGGTTGTTGAACAATTATTCCAAGAAAAAGACAGTTATATAAAGCGAATGGTTGATTCAAGCGAGATTCAAACCATTGACCATTTTTATCAGCTCTTACAAGCCGATATAGATAGAAAGGTATAA
- a CDS encoding cell division protein FtsQ/DivIB, with the protein MTEKDSLEEVKETPQEEVEIEEKEQAPDTEKESDFLVQWKERHQAYLVSQKEGDAEETASSTSDSEKTESDISKLKKKARKASFSPHTKKESSASSAQDVDTHTKKVRVPIPREAVLKSLLILLLALAGILLSSYFISPLSKEKRIDVVGTKRLTAKDILTYSQISARDYALTTLLSKKQIEQNIKNSSNLVKSNTIAFQFPNRFTIEVEEYEEVGYLKEKNAYRLVLTSGTISEIAIAEEELPEEHTLINLKDHGLVKELALQLATIDQAITRNIQSVDLTPSKSTADLLTLTMYDGHKVLIPLSEIKRKLPYYSKIAEQLSVPSMIDMEVGIFSYAI; encoded by the coding sequence ATGACGGAAAAGGATTCTTTGGAAGAAGTCAAGGAAACTCCTCAAGAAGAGGTGGAAATCGAAGAAAAAGAGCAAGCACCTGATACCGAAAAAGAAAGTGATTTTCTGGTCCAATGGAAGGAACGGCATCAGGCTTATTTGGTGAGTCAAAAAGAGGGAGACGCTGAAGAGACAGCCTCGTCTACTTCAGATTCAGAGAAAACGGAATCTGATATCAGCAAATTGAAAAAAAAGGCACGAAAAGCTAGTTTTTCGCCTCACACTAAGAAAGAAAGTTCCGCTTCATCTGCACAGGATGTGGACACCCATACGAAAAAGGTTCGTGTTCCTATTCCGAGAGAGGCTGTTTTAAAAAGCCTCCTCATTCTATTGCTGGCTTTGGCAGGAATCCTCCTATCCAGTTATTTTATTAGCCCCTTGAGCAAGGAGAAAAGGATAGATGTAGTTGGCACCAAGCGCTTGACAGCAAAAGATATCCTGACCTATAGTCAGATTTCAGCTAGAGACTATGCCTTGACGACTCTTTTATCTAAGAAACAGATTGAGCAGAATATCAAAAATAGCAGTAATCTAGTCAAGTCAAATACGATTGCCTTTCAGTTCCCTAATCGTTTTACGATTGAGGTTGAAGAATACGAGGAAGTCGGTTACTTAAAAGAAAAAAATGCGTACAGACTGGTGTTAACTAGTGGTACTATTTCAGAAATAGCGATTGCTGAGGAAGAACTACCTGAAGAACATACCTTGATTAACTTGAAGGATCACGGCTTGGTAAAAGAACTTGCCCTGCAATTAGCAACTATTGATCAGGCTATTACAAGAAATATCCAATCAGTAGACCTAACACCGAGCAAATCGACTGCAGATTTGCTGACACTGACGATGTACGATGGGCATAAAGTCTTGATACCGCTATCTGAAATTAAACGAAAATTGCCCTACTATTCTAAAATAGCGGAGCAACTTTCTGTTCCAAGTATGATTGACATGGAAGTTGGTATTTTCAGTTATGCTATTTAG
- the ftsA gene encoding cell division protein FtsA: MARNGFFTGLDIGTSSVKVLVAEYVEGEMNVIGVSNVKSSGVKDGIIVNIDVAANAIKTAIAQAEEKAGIRIDKVNVALPANQLQMEPTQGMIPVTTDSQEITDVDVQNVVKSALTKSMTPEREVISFIPEEFVVDGFHGIKDPRGMMGIRLEMRGMLYTGPRTILYNLRKTVERAGVQVENVVISSLALTRSVLNEGEKEFGAIVIDLGGGQTTFAVMRGQELKDAKVYQEGGDYITKDISKVLTTSQSIAENLKFNYGIAYPQEATEKEKFMVEVIGESSPVEVTERYLSEVISARLRQIFARVRQELERTRALDLPGGIVLVGGVAVLPGITELAQEVFGVNTKLYVPNQIGIRNPAFAQVISIVEYVGNLDEVEMIAQAAVNGEATLRQKPVEIPMDLPRVRPSVQPVQREVVPETSSEPVEDRSFVPYSEEVEQDEPKAKITDRIRGLFGSMFE, encoded by the coding sequence ATGGCTAGAAATGGCTTTTTTACGGGATTAGATATCGGTACAAGCTCCGTTAAAGTCTTGGTGGCTGAGTATGTTGAAGGCGAGATGAATGTGATTGGCGTGAGCAATGTCAAAAGCTCAGGCGTAAAAGATGGAATCATTGTAAATATTGATGTAGCGGCCAACGCAATCAAGACAGCGATTGCCCAAGCGGAGGAAAAAGCAGGTATTCGGATTGACAAGGTCAATGTTGCCCTGCCAGCAAATCAATTGCAGATGGAGCCTACTCAAGGGATGATTCCTGTTACAACAGATTCTCAAGAAATTACAGATGTAGATGTTCAAAATGTTGTAAAATCAGCTCTGACAAAAAGTATGACACCAGAACGTGAAGTGATTTCCTTTATACCAGAAGAATTTGTAGTGGACGGATTCCATGGGATTAAAGATCCTCGTGGTATGATGGGGATTCGTTTAGAGATGCGTGGAATGCTGTATACTGGACCACGTACGATTTTATATAATCTTCGCAAAACAGTAGAACGAGCAGGTGTTCAAGTTGAGAATGTTGTTATTTCATCGCTTGCCCTTACTCGATCAGTTTTAAACGAGGGCGAAAAAGAGTTTGGAGCAATTGTGATAGACCTTGGTGGCGGACAGACAACTTTTGCGGTGATGCGCGGTCAGGAATTGAAAGATGCCAAAGTCTACCAAGAAGGTGGTGATTACATCACCAAAGATATCTCTAAGGTATTGACAACTTCTCAAAGTATTGCGGAGAATCTAAAATTTAACTATGGCATTGCCTATCCACAAGAAGCAACTGAAAAAGAGAAATTTATGGTTGAGGTCATCGGAGAGTCTTCTCCAGTTGAGGTAACAGAACGCTACCTTTCTGAAGTGATTTCGGCACGCCTTCGTCAAATCTTTGCACGAGTTCGTCAAGAATTGGAGCGTACACGTGCCTTGGATTTACCAGGAGGAATTGTTTTAGTTGGTGGTGTAGCAGTTCTCCCAGGAATTACCGAACTTGCTCAGGAAGTATTTGGTGTCAATACGAAATTGTATGTACCAAATCAAATCGGTATTCGTAATCCAGCCTTTGCCCAAGTTATTAGTATTGTCGAATATGTCGGAAACTTGGATGAAGTAGAAATGATTGCACAAGCAGCTGTAAATGGAGAAGCCACTCTTCGTCAAAAACCGGTGGAAATCCCAATGGATTTACCAAGAGTCCGTCCAAGCGTTCAGCCAGTTCAGCGGGAAGTTGTGCCAGAAACAAGCAGTGAACCAGTGGAAGATAGAAGTTTTGTTCCTTACTCAGAAGAAGTGGAACAAGATGAGCCAAAGGCGAAAATTACGGATCGCATTCGTGGTTTGTTCGGAAGCATGTTTGAATAA